One part of the Arabidopsis thaliana chromosome 4, partial sequence genome encodes these proteins:
- a CDS encoding VQ motif-containing protein (VQ motif-containing protein; CONTAINS InterPro DOMAIN/s: VQ (InterPro:IPR008889); Has 92 Blast hits to 92 proteins in 13 species: Archae - 0; Bacteria - 0; Metazoa - 0; Fungi - 0; Plants - 92; Viruses - 0; Other Eukaryotes - 0 (source: NCBI BLink).), whose amino-acid sequence MNNSREDQWLQHYEQQNIQEITPCFNAINIASSSGSSLGDGGAAAHEAAGRRSRASRRAIPTTLLNANPSNFRALVQKFTGRSAGGESNRRKGPVTLDFGSPTTISKEAIFPVSSDRSNNNLDHVVNQHVSNEQRHVTWSGTESMMSYQLGEETNSAVYSSGYDDQDLPREYSGNSSYDESLDHMDYYQDFHRETATLEEFMMRDLDL is encoded by the coding sequence ATGAACAACTCTAGAGAAGACCAGTGGTTACAACACTATGAGCAACAAAATATTCAAGAGATTACTCCGTGCTTCAACGCCATTAACATCGCGTCATCGTCGGGATCTTCCCTTGGAGACGGTGGTGCCGCGGCACATGAAGCTGCTGGAAGGAGATCTAGGGCTTCGAGGAGAGCCATACCAACAACCCTCCTAAACGCAAACCCTAGCAATTTCCGAGCCCTAGTTCAGAAATTTACCGGACGTTCTGCCGGAGGTGAATCCAACCGCAGAAAAGGTCCGGTGACTTTGGATTTCGGGTCTCCCACTACAATCTCCAAAGAAGCTATCTTTCCAGTCTCAAGCGATCGAAGTAATAACAATCTTGATCATGTGGTCAACCAACACGTGAGTAACGAGCAGCGTCACGTGACTTGGTCAGGTACAGAATCAATGATGTCGTATCAGTTAGGCGAGGAAACTAACTCGGCGGTTTACAGCAGCGGGTACGATGATCAAGATCTTCCGAGGGAATACTCCGGGAATAGTAGCTATGATGAAAGTTTGGATCACATGGATTATTATCAAGATTTCCACCGTGAGACGGCAACATTGGAAGAGTTTATGATGAGAGATCTCGATTTATAA
- the PTAC9 gene encoding plastid transcriptionally active 9 (plastid transcriptionally active 9 (PTAC9); FUNCTIONS IN: single-stranded DNA binding; INVOLVED IN: biological_process unknown; LOCATED IN: plastid chromosome, nucleoid; EXPRESSED IN: 23 plant structures; EXPRESSED DURING: 13 growth stages; CONTAINS InterPro DOMAIN/s: Nucleic acid-binding, OB-fold-like (InterPro:IPR016027), Nucleic acid-binding, OB-fold (InterPro:IPR012340), Primosome PriB/single-strand DNA-binding (InterPro:IPR000424); BEST Arabidopsis thaliana protein match is: organellar single-stranded DNA binding protein 3 (TAIR:AT5G44785.1); Has 35333 Blast hits to 34131 proteins in 2444 species: Archae - 798; Bacteria - 22429; Metazoa - 974; Fungi - 991; Plants - 531; Viruses - 0; Other Eukaryotes - 9610 (source: NCBI BLink).) — translation MSLISKSLARIECSPFFYPRASEITTGKRITSPQIRLYTAAAVGGKTGNGERKQRAKAPAKTPEAVTPVKPLEIASVTATTENELPRPNEIAYESEVANWVNLIGFVDQPVQFEASSDGKFWAGTVISQRSASDSSGFWIPIIFEGDLAKTAARYVSKDDQIHVSGKLFIDSPPPNMTYAQANVQVLVQNLNFIQPMSPSPSPFMVMSSSEKEESGIKKQPGIAKQDIVIDEASDSWNHLIENPKEWWDHRENKVNGLVKPRHPDFKSKDSSFSLWLNKAPNWVLPKLEGLEFDVLVPKARVVKQLKGEESWKDLVQNPDKWWDNRIDKRNAKAPDFKHKETGEALWLNESPTWVLPKLPPVKKKQESIVF, via the exons ATGAGTTTGATTTCCAAATCCTTGGCAAGAATTGAATGTTCGCCATTTTTTTATCCAAGAGCTTCAGAAATCACTACCGGAAAACGGATAACCTCTCCGCAAATCCGTTTATACACTGCGGCGGCCGTCGGCGGGAAAACTGGAAAtggagaaaggaaacaaagagCCAAAGCACCGGCGAAAACTCCGGAGGCAGTGACACCTGTGAAACCGCTGGAGATTGCGTCAGTCACGGCGACGACGGAGAATGAATTGCCTCGGCCTAATGAGATAGCTTACGAGAGTGAAGTAGCGAATTGGGTTAATCTGATTGGATTTGTTGATCAACCAGTTCAATTCGAAGCTTCTTCTGATGGCAAATTCTGGGCTGGTACTGTTATTTCCCAGAGGTCTGCTTCAGATTCCTCTGGTTTCTG gATTCCGATAATATTTGAAGGCGATTTAGCTAAAACCGCAGCTCGATATGTAAGCAAAGACGATCAAATTCATGTGTCTGGGAAGCTGTTTATAGATTCTCCTCCTCCAAATATGACTTATGCACAAGCCAATGTTCAG GTATTGGTCCAGAATCTTAACTTTATACAGCCTATGTCCCCGTCTCCGTCGCCATTTATGGTTATGTCATCATCtgaaaaggaagaaagtgGTATCAAGAAGCAGCCTGGTAT AGCTAAGCAGGATATAGTCATTGATGAAGCTTCAGATTCTTGGAATCACCTCATTGAAAATCCTAAAGAATGGTGGGATCACCGGGAAAATAAAGTCAATGGATTG GTAAAACCTAGGCATCCTGATTTCAAAAGCAAGGACAGTAGTTTTTCGCTGTGGCTCAATAAGGCTCCTAATTGGGTTTTGCCAAAACTCGAAGGACTCGAGTTCGATGTTCTAGTCCCTAAAGCCAGAGTTGTAAAACAACTTAAAG GAGAAGAATCATGGAAGGACTTGGTTCAGAACCCAGATAAATGGTGGGACAATAGAATCGACAAG agAAATGCAAAAGCCCCTGATTTCAAGCACAAGGAGACAGGTGAAGCACTGTGGCTAAACGAGTCTCCTACTTGGGTATTACCGAAACTGCCACCAgtcaagaagaaacaagaaagtatTGTCTTTTAG
- the PTAC9 gene encoding plastid transcriptionally active 9 (plastid transcriptionally active 9 (PTAC9); FUNCTIONS IN: single-stranded DNA binding; INVOLVED IN: biological_process unknown; LOCATED IN: plastid chromosome, nucleoid; EXPRESSED IN: 23 plant structures; EXPRESSED DURING: 13 growth stages; CONTAINS InterPro DOMAIN/s: Nucleic acid-binding, OB-fold (InterPro:IPR012340), Nucleic acid-binding, OB-fold-like (InterPro:IPR016027), Primosome PriB/single-strand DNA-binding (InterPro:IPR000424); BEST Arabidopsis thaliana protein match is: organellar single-stranded DNA binding protein 3 (TAIR:AT5G44785.1); Has 30201 Blast hits to 17322 proteins in 780 species: Archae - 12; Bacteria - 1396; Metazoa - 17338; Fungi - 3422; Plants - 5037; Viruses - 0; Other Eukaryotes - 2996 (source: NCBI BLink).), translating into MSLISKSLARIECSPFFYPRASEITTGKRITSPQIRLYTAAAVGGKTGNGERKQRAKAPAKTPEAVTPVKPLEIASVTATTENELPRPNEIAYESEVANWVNLIGFVDQPVQFEASSDGKFWAGTVISQRSASDSSGFWIPIIFEGDLAKTAARYVSKDDQIHVSGKLFIDSPPPNMTYAQANVQVLVQNLNFIQPMSPSPSPFMVMSSSEKEESGIKKQPARAKQDIVIDEASDSWNHLIENPKEWWDHRENKVNGLVKPRHPDFKSKDSSFSLWLNKAPNWVLPKLEGLEFDVLVPKARVVKQLKGEESWKDLVQNPDKWWDNRIDKRNAKAPDFKHKETGEALWLNESPTWVLPKLPPVKKKQESIVF; encoded by the exons ATGAGTTTGATTTCCAAATCCTTGGCAAGAATTGAATGTTCGCCATTTTTTTATCCAAGAGCTTCAGAAATCACTACCGGAAAACGGATAACCTCTCCGCAAATCCGTTTATACACTGCGGCGGCCGTCGGCGGGAAAACTGGAAAtggagaaaggaaacaaagagCCAAAGCACCGGCGAAAACTCCGGAGGCAGTGACACCTGTGAAACCGCTGGAGATTGCGTCAGTCACGGCGACGACGGAGAATGAATTGCCTCGGCCTAATGAGATAGCTTACGAGAGTGAAGTAGCGAATTGGGTTAATCTGATTGGATTTGTTGATCAACCAGTTCAATTCGAAGCTTCTTCTGATGGCAAATTCTGGGCTGGTACTGTTATTTCCCAGAGGTCTGCTTCAGATTCCTCTGGTTTCTG gATTCCGATAATATTTGAAGGCGATTTAGCTAAAACCGCAGCTCGATATGTAAGCAAAGACGATCAAATTCATGTGTCTGGGAAGCTGTTTATAGATTCTCCTCCTCCAAATATGACTTATGCACAAGCCAATGTTCAG GTATTGGTCCAGAATCTTAACTTTATACAGCCTATGTCCCCGTCTCCGTCGCCATTTATGGTTATGTCATCATCtgaaaaggaagaaagtgGTATCAAGAAGCAGCCTG CTAGAGCTAAGCAGGATATAGTCATTGATGAAGCTTCAGATTCTTGGAATCACCTCATTGAAAATCCTAAAGAATGGTGGGATCACCGGGAAAATAAAGTCAATGGATTG GTAAAACCTAGGCATCCTGATTTCAAAAGCAAGGACAGTAGTTTTTCGCTGTGGCTCAATAAGGCTCCTAATTGGGTTTTGCCAAAACTCGAAGGACTCGAGTTCGATGTTCTAGTCCCTAAAGCCAGAGTTGTAAAACAACTTAAAG GAGAAGAATCATGGAAGGACTTGGTTCAGAACCCAGATAAATGGTGGGACAATAGAATCGACAAG agAAATGCAAAAGCCCCTGATTTCAAGCACAAGGAGACAGGTGAAGCACTGTGGCTAAACGAGTCTCCTACTTGGGTATTACCGAAACTGCCACCAgtcaagaagaaacaagaaagtatTGTCTTTTAG
- the MORF1 gene encoding multiple organellar RNA editing factor (unknown protein; BEST Arabidopsis thaliana protein match is: unknown protein (TAIR:AT5G44780.1); Has 35333 Blast hits to 34131 proteins in 2444 species: Archae - 798; Bacteria - 22429; Metazoa - 974; Fungi - 991; Plants - 531; Viruses - 0; Other Eukaryotes - 9610 (source: NCBI BLink).): MAMISHRLRRALLTATSYVNRSISSSITPASDFPSVSAAVLKRSVIGRSTEVATRAPARLFSTRQYKLYKEGDEITEDTVLFEGCDYNHWLITMDFSKEETPKSPEEMVAAYEETCAQGLGISVEEAKQRMYACSTTTYQGFQAIMTEQESEKFKDLPGVVFILPDSYIDPQNKEYGGDKYENGVITHRPPPIQSGRARPRPRFDRSGGGSGGPQNFQRNTQYGQQPPMQGGGGSYGPQQGYATPGQGQGTQAPPPFQGGYNQGPRSPPPPYQAGYNQGQGSPVPPYQAGYNQVQGSPVPPYQGTQSSYGQGGSGNYSQGPQGGYNQGGPRNYNPQGAGNFGPASGAGNLGPAPGAGNPGYGQGYSGPGQEQNQTFPQADQRNRDWNNNNPAGQPGSDQFPQGRRY, translated from the exons ATGGCTATGATATCTCACCGTCTCCGACGAGCTTTACTCACTGCGACTTCCTATGTTAACCGATCAATTAGCTCTTCGATCACACCAGCGTCTGATTTCCCTTCTGTGTCGGCGGCGGTGTTAAAGAGATCCGTTATAGGGCGTTCGACGGAAGTAGCTACTCGAGCACCGGCGAGACTGTTTTCAACGAGGCAGTACAAGCTTTACAAAGAAGGTGATGAGATCACGGAAGACACTGTGTTGTTCGAAGGATGTGATTATAATCACTGGCTTATCACTATGGATTTCTCCAAAGAGGAAACTCCTAAGTCTCCAGAAGAAATGGTCGCTGCTTATGAAGAAACTTGCGCCCAAGGACTTGGCATCAG CGTGGAAGAGGCTAAGCAAAGGATGTATGCTTGTAGCACAACTACTTACCAAGGATTTCAAGCAATCATGACTGAACAAGAATCAGAAAAGTTCAAGG ATCTACCCGGAGTGGTTTTCATCTTGCCAGATTCCTACATTGATCCCCAGAACAAAGAGTATGGAG gAGATAAATACGAGAATGGAGTGATAACACACAGGCCACCACCGATTCAGAGTGGCAGAGCAAGACCTCGTCCTAGATTTGACCGTTCAGGAGGAGGAAGTGGTGGTCCCCAAAACTTCCAAAGAAACACACAGTATGGTCAGCAACCACCAATGCAAGGTGGTGGAGGGAGCTATGGTCCTCAACAGGGCTATGCCACTCCAGGACAAGGTCAGGGAACTCAAGCGCCTCCACCATTTCAAGGAGGTTATAACCAAGGCCCGAGatctccaccacctccatatCAGGCAGGTTACAATCAAGGCCAGGGATCTCCAGTGCCTCCATATCAGGCAGGTTACAATCAAGTCCAGGGATCTCCAGTGCCTCCATACCAAGGAACACAAAGCAGTTACGGTCAAGGTGGATCTGGGAACTATAGTCAAGGGCCACAAGGTGGTTACAACCAAGGAGGACCTAGGAATTACAATCCACAGGGAGCTGGAAACTTTGGTCCTGCATCTGGAGCTGGAAACTTAGGTCCTGCACCTGGAGCTGGAAATCCTGGCTATGGTCAGGGGTATTCTGGACCAGGACAAGAGCAGAATCAGACATTCCCACAGGCAGATCAGAGGAATCGAGACTGGAACAACAATAATCCAGCAGGCCAGCCCGGGTCTGACCAA TTTCCACAGGGAAGAAGGTACTAG
- the MORF1 gene encoding multiple organellar RNA editing factor (unknown protein; BEST Arabidopsis thaliana protein match is: unknown protein (TAIR:AT5G44780.1); Has 28928 Blast hits to 16023 proteins in 1033 species: Archae - 4; Bacteria - 4155; Metazoa - 15463; Fungi - 2938; Plants - 3091; Viruses - 205; Other Eukaryotes - 3072 (source: NCBI BLink).), translating to MAMISHRLRRALLTATSYVNRSISSSITPASDFPSVSAAVLKRSVIGRSTEVATRAPARLFSTRQYKLYKEGDEITEDTVLFEGCDYNHWLITMDFSKEETPKSPEEMVAAYEETCAQGLGISVEEAKQRMYACSTTTYQGFQAIMTEQESEKFKDLPGVVFILPDSYIDPQNKEYGGDKYENGVITHRPPPIQSGRARPRPRFDRSGGGSGGPQNFQRNTQYGQQPPMQGGGGSYGPQQGYATPGQGQGTQAPPPFQGGYNQGPRSPPPPYQAGYNQGQGSPVPPYQAGYNQVQGSPVPPYQGTQSSYGQGGSGNYSQGPQGGYNQGGPRNYNPQGAGNFGPASGAGNLGPAPGAGNPGYGQGYSGPGQEQNQTFPQADQRNRDWNNNNPAGQPGSDQVRSRSIMNLASFFFDILIRH from the exons ATGGCTATGATATCTCACCGTCTCCGACGAGCTTTACTCACTGCGACTTCCTATGTTAACCGATCAATTAGCTCTTCGATCACACCAGCGTCTGATTTCCCTTCTGTGTCGGCGGCGGTGTTAAAGAGATCCGTTATAGGGCGTTCGACGGAAGTAGCTACTCGAGCACCGGCGAGACTGTTTTCAACGAGGCAGTACAAGCTTTACAAAGAAGGTGATGAGATCACGGAAGACACTGTGTTGTTCGAAGGATGTGATTATAATCACTGGCTTATCACTATGGATTTCTCCAAAGAGGAAACTCCTAAGTCTCCAGAAGAAATGGTCGCTGCTTATGAAGAAACTTGCGCCCAAGGACTTGGCATCAG CGTGGAAGAGGCTAAGCAAAGGATGTATGCTTGTAGCACAACTACTTACCAAGGATTTCAAGCAATCATGACTGAACAAGAATCAGAAAAGTTCAAGG ATCTACCCGGAGTGGTTTTCATCTTGCCAGATTCCTACATTGATCCCCAGAACAAAGAGTATGGAG gAGATAAATACGAGAATGGAGTGATAACACACAGGCCACCACCGATTCAGAGTGGCAGAGCAAGACCTCGTCCTAGATTTGACCGTTCAGGAGGAGGAAGTGGTGGTCCCCAAAACTTCCAAAGAAACACACAGTATGGTCAGCAACCACCAATGCAAGGTGGTGGAGGGAGCTATGGTCCTCAACAGGGCTATGCCACTCCAGGACAAGGTCAGGGAACTCAAGCGCCTCCACCATTTCAAGGAGGTTATAACCAAGGCCCGAGatctccaccacctccatatCAGGCAGGTTACAATCAAGGCCAGGGATCTCCAGTGCCTCCATATCAGGCAGGTTACAATCAAGTCCAGGGATCTCCAGTGCCTCCATACCAAGGAACACAAAGCAGTTACGGTCAAGGTGGATCTGGGAACTATAGTCAAGGGCCACAAGGTGGTTACAACCAAGGAGGACCTAGGAATTACAATCCACAGGGAGCTGGAAACTTTGGTCCTGCATCTGGAGCTGGAAACTTAGGTCCTGCACCTGGAGCTGGAAATCCTGGCTATGGTCAGGGGTATTCTGGACCAGGACAAGAGCAGAATCAGACATTCCCACAGGCAGATCAGAGGAATCGAGACTGGAACAACAATAATCCAGCAGGCCAGCCCGGGTCTGACCAAGTAAGATCTCGATCAATAATGAATCttgcatctttcttttttgatatcCTCATCAGGCATTAA
- a CDS encoding RNA-binding (RRM/RBD/RNP motifs) family protein (RNA-binding (RRM/RBD/RNP motifs) family protein; FUNCTIONS IN: RNA binding, nucleotide binding, nucleic acid binding; INVOLVED IN: biological_process unknown; LOCATED IN: nucleus; EXPRESSED IN: 21 plant structures; EXPRESSED DURING: 13 growth stages; CONTAINS InterPro DOMAIN/s: RNA recognition motif, RNP-1 (InterPro:IPR000504), Nucleotide-binding, alpha-beta plait (InterPro:IPR012677); BEST Arabidopsis thaliana protein match is: RNA-binding (RRM/RBD/RNP motifs) family protein (TAIR:AT3G20930.1); Has 30201 Blast hits to 17322 proteins in 780 species: Archae - 12; Bacteria - 1396; Metazoa - 17338; Fungi - 3422; Plants - 5037; Viruses - 0; Other Eukaryotes - 2996 (source: NCBI BLink).), whose product MWSATLSFPSFVASSSSLPNYRNLRFPKIKASLFNYPLASKIMVRNLPFSTSEDFLKREFSAFGEIAEVKLIKDEAMKRSKGYAFIQFTSQDDAFLAIETMDRRMYNGRMIYIDIAKPGKRDFQGLPRTSGPPEKSDEPEEAANDEVADCWY is encoded by the exons ATGTGGTCGGCGACGTTATCTTTCCCTTCTTTTGtggcttcttcatcttctctaccTAATTACAGGAACCTTAGGTTTCCAAAGATTAAAGCTTCGCTCTTTAATTACCCTCTAGCGAGCAAAATCATGGTCAGAA ATTTACCGTTTTCTACAAGTGAAGATTTTCTAAAGAGAGAGTTTTCAGCTTTTGGAGAGATAGCTGAAG TTAAGCTTATCAAAGATGAGGCAATGAAGAGATCAAAAGGTTATGCTTTTATTCAATTCACGTCTCAAGATGATGCTTTTCTTGCCATAGAGACCATGGACCGTCGG ATGTACAATGGCAGAATGATTTATATAGACATTGCGAAACCAGGTAAACGTGATTTCCAAGGACTGCCTAGGACTTCTGGTCCACCTGAGAAGTCGGATGAGCCAGAAGAAGCCGCTAATGATGAGGTTGCTGATTGCTGGTATTAG
- a CDS encoding Pectin lyase-like superfamily protein (Pectin lyase-like superfamily protein; FUNCTIONS IN: molecular_function unknown; INVOLVED IN: biological_process unknown; LOCATED IN: endomembrane system; CONTAINS InterPro DOMAIN/s: Pectin lyase fold/virulence factor (InterPro:IPR011050), Parallel beta-helix repeat (InterPro:IPR006626); BEST Arabidopsis thaliana protein match is: Pectin lyase-like superfamily protein (TAIR:AT4G20050.2); Has 30201 Blast hits to 17322 proteins in 780 species: Archae - 12; Bacteria - 1396; Metazoa - 17338; Fungi - 3422; Plants - 5037; Viruses - 0; Other Eukaryotes - 2996 (source: NCBI BLink).): protein MSLYSFISLLLLFLITISMEFKETSSLRRDMTKLLKLQEKIQERLAVTPTLSPVSSPSSHSPKMVGKVIYPIGYGADPTGGQDSSDAILEALTDAFQLQTGLEMLPRVADLGGLVIDLQGGSYMIGKPLRFPSSGGGNLVVKGGTFRASELFPGDRHLVELVASNAKKPMKMSPEESFSDQKDQSSGIFYEDVTFQDVLFDSRFRGGGILVIDSARIRITNCYFLHFTTQGIKVQGGHETYISNSFLGQHSTVGGDREERGFTGTGIDISSNDNAITDVVIFSAGIGISLNGGANMVTGVHCYNKATWFGGIGILVKSHLTRIDNCYLDYTGIVIEDPVHVHVTNALFLGDANIVLRSVHGKISGVNIVNNMFSGTAKNNFPIVKLEGEFHDINQVVIDQNNAEGMMLKSTTGKAMVSANGTRWIADFSPVLVFPNRINHYQHSFFAQSGQIPANAVTNVSNNMVVVETDRAVTGTVSIIAYQ, encoded by the exons ATGAGTCTCTATAGCTTCATTAGCTTGTTGTTACTGTTTCTCATCACGATTTCAATGGAGTTTAAAGAGACATCATCCTTAAGAAGAGACATGACCAAGCTTTTAAAGCTCCAagagaagattcaagaaagaCTCGCAGTCACTCCCACTCTCTCACCAgtgtcttctccttcttctcacTCTCCCAAAATG GTTGGGAAGGTGATATACCCGATTGGTTACGGAGCTGACCCTACAGGTGGACAAGACAGTAGTGACGCAATACTTGAAGCTTTAACTGATGCTTTTCAGTTACAAACTGGACTTGAGATGCTGCCACGTGTCGCTGATTTAGGTGGTCTAGTTATTGATCTCCAAGGTGGCAGTTACATGATCGGAAAACCTCTCAGGTTCCCTTCCTCCGGTGGCGGAAATCTTGTG GTGAAAGGTGGGACTTTCCGGGCATCAGAACTGTTTCCTGGTGATAGGCATTTAGTTGAGCTTGTAGCATCAAACGCTAAGAAACCAATGAAAATGTCGCCAGAGGAGTCTTTCTCCGATCAGAAAGACCAGAGCTCTGGGATCTTCTATGAGGATGTGACCTTCCAAGATGTTCTCTTCGACTCAAGATTCCGAGGAGGTGGTATTTTGGTGATTGACTCAGCTCGTATCCGTATAACCAATTGTTATTTCCTCCATTTCACAACGCAAGGGATTAAAGTCCAAGGAGGTCATGAGACATACATTTCAAACTCCTTCTTGGGGCAACATTCAACGGTAGGAggagacagagaagaaagaggattTACTGGGACAGGAATCGATATCTCGAGTAACGACAATGCCATTACGGATGTAGTGATTTTCTCGGCTGGTATCGGTATCTCTTTGAATGGTGGTGCAAATATGGTTACGGGTGTGCATTGCTACAATAAAGCTACATGGTTTGGTGGCATTGGCATTCTAGTGAAATCACATTTAACGAGGATAGATAATTGTTACCTTGATTACACAGGTATAGTCATAGAAGACCCTGTCCATGTTCATGTCACCAATGCTTTGTTCTTAGGAGATGCAAACATCGTCTTGAGATCGGTACACGGGAAGATTTCCGGTGTAAACATCGTCAACAACATGTTTAGCGGTACCGCCAAAAACAACTTCCCGATTGTCAAGCTAGAAGGAGAGTTTCATGATATTAATCAAGTTGTGATTGATCAAAACAATGCAGAAGGGATGATGCTGAAATCAACAACCGGAAAGGCCATGGTTTCCGCAAATGGAACACGATGGATCGCTGATTTTTCCCCTGTTTTGGTATTCCCTAACCGGATAAACCATTACCAGCATTCGTTTTTCGCTCAATCCGGACAGATCCCTGCAAATGCAGTGACCAATGTCTCCAACAATATGGTGGTTGTAGAAACCGATAGAGCTGTAACTGGAACCGTGTCAATAATTGCTTATCAGTAA